From Pan paniscus chromosome 9, NHGRI_mPanPan1-v2.0_pri, whole genome shotgun sequence, the proteins below share one genomic window:
- the KDM2A gene encoding lysine-specific demethylase 2A isoform X2, which yields MCSGRFQNIQVNPDFPRGRISNSFRRTSNTENKTKTLGKLHQEPRQLQSDGKRKILLEELANSDPKLALTGVPIVQWPKRDKLKFPTRPKVRVPTIPITKPHTMKPAPRLTPVRPAAASPIVSGARRRRVRCRKCKACVQGECGVCHYCRDMKKFGGPGRMKQSCVLRQCLAPRLPHSVTCSLCGEVDQNEETQDFEKKLMECCICNEIVHPGCLQMDGEGLLNEELPNCWECPKCYQEDSSEKAQKRKMEESDEEAVQAKVLRPLRSCDEPLTPPPHSPTSMLQLIHDPVSPRGMVTRSSPGAGPSDHHSASRDERFKRRQLLRLQATERTMVREKENNPSGKKELSEVEKAKIRGSYLTVTLQRPTKELHGTSIVPKLQAITASSANLRHSPRVLVQHCPARTPQRGDEEGLGGEEEEEEEEEEEDDSAEEGGAARLNGRGSWAQDGDESWMQREVWMSVFRYLSRRELCECMRVCKTWYKWCCDKRLWTKIDLSRCKAIVPQALSGIIKRQPVSLDLSWTNISKKQLTWLVNRLPGLKDLLLAGCSWSAVSALSTSSCPLLRTLDLRWAVGIKDPQIRDLLTPPADKPGQDNRSKLRNMTDFRLAGLDITDATLRLIIRHMPLLSRLDLSHCSHLTDQSSNLLTAVGSSTRYSLTELNMAGCNKLTDQTLIYLRRIANVTLIDLRGCKQITRKACEHFISDLSINSLYCLSDEKLIQKIS from the exons ATGTGCTCTGGGAGATTCCAGAATATTCAAGTAAATCCGGATTTTCCCAGAGGCAGAATATCTAACTCCTTCAGGAGAACTTccaatacagaaaacaaaacaaagacgcTGGGGAAACTTCACCAAGAGCCTCGGCAGCTCCAGAGCGACGGGAAACGAAAG ATTTTGCTGGAGGAGCTTGCCAACAGCGATCCCAAGTTAGCCCTCACTGGAGTTCCTATAGTACAGTGGCCAAAAAGGGATAAG CTTAAATTCCCCACTCGGCCAAAGGTGCGGGTTCCTACCATCCCCATTACGAAGCCTCACACTATGAAACCAGCTCCACGGTTAACACCTGTGAGGCCAGCTGCTGCCTCCCCGATTGTGTCAGGAGCCAGACGGAGACGAGTGCGATGTCGAAAATGCAAAGCCTGTGTGCAAGGAGAGTGTGGTGTTTGCCACTACTGCAGAGACATGAAGAAGTTTGGGGGGCCTGGACGCATGAAGCAGTCCTGTGTCCTCCGACAGTGCTTGGCA CCCAGACTGCCTCACTCAGTCACATGTTCCCTCTGTGGAGAGGTGGATCAGAATGAAGAGACACAAGACTTTGAGAAGAAACTCATGGAATGCTGTATCTGCAATGAGATTGTTCATCCTGGCTGCCTCCAG ATGGACGGAGAGGGGTTGCTTAACGAAGAATTGCCAAATTGCTGGGAATGTCCAAAGTGCTACCAGGAGGACAGCTCGGAGAAAGCCCAG AAGCGGAAAATGGAAGAGAGTGATGAAGAAGCTGTGCAAGCCAAAGTCCTGCGGCCCCTGCGGAGCTGCGATGAGCCTCTCACGCCCCCGCCTCATTCACCCACTTCCATGCTGCAGCTCATCCATGACCCGGTTTCCCCCCGGGGTATGGTGACTCGGTCATCCCCTGGGGCTGGCCCCAGCGACCACCACAGTGCCAGCCGCGATGAGCGCTTCAAACGGCGGCAGTTGCTGCGGCTGCAGGCCACAGAGCGCACCATGGTACGGGAAAAGGAGAACAATCCCAGCGGCAAAAAGGAGCTGTCTGAAGTTGAGAAAGCCAAGATCCGGGGATCGTACCTCACTGTCACGCTACAGAGGCCCACCAAAGAGCTCCACGGGACATCCATTGTGCCCAAGCTGCAGGCCATCACGGCCTCCTCTGCCAACCTTCGCCATTCCCCCCGTGTGCTAGTGCAGCACTGCCCAGCCCGAACCCCCCAGCGTGGGgatgaggaggggctggggggagaggaggaggaagaggaggaggaggaggaggaagatgacagTGCAGAGGAGGGGGGTGCAGCCAGGCTGAATGGCCGGGGCAGTTGGGCTCAGGATGGAGACGAAAGCTGGATGCAGCGGGAGGTCTGGATGTCTGTCTTCCGCTACCTCAGCCGCAGAGAACTTTGTGAATGTATGCGAGTGTGCAAGACGTGGTATAAATG GTGCTGCGACAAGAGACTTTGGACAAAAATTGACTTGAGTAGGTGTAAGGCCATTGTGCCCCAGGCCCTCAGTGGCATCATCAAGAGGCAGCCAGTCAGCCTTGACCTCAGTTGGACCAACATCTCTAAAAAGCAACTGACATGGCTCGTCAATAGGCTGCCAG GACTGAAAGACCTCCTCCTAGCAGGCTGCTCCTGGTCTGCAGTCTCTGCCCTCAGCACCTCCAGCTGCCCCCTTCTCAGGACCCTTGATCTTCGGTGGGCAGTAGGAATCAAGGACCCTCAAATTCGGGACTTGCTTACTCCACCGGCTGATAAACCAG GTCAGGACAATCGCAGCAAGCTCCGGAACATGACCGACTTCCGGCTGGCAGGCCTTGACATCACAGATGCCACGCTTCGCCTCATCATTCGCCACATGCCCCTCCTGTCTCGACTCGACCTCAGTCACTGCAGCCACCTTACAGATCAGTCCTCCAATCTACTCACTGCTGTCGGGTCTTCCACTCGCTACTCTCTCACAGAGCTCAATATGGCAG GTTGCAATAAATTGACAGACCAGACCCTGATCTACCTACGGCGCATTGCCAACGTCACCTTGATCGACCTTCGAGGATGCAAGCAGATCACTCGAAAAGCCTGCGAGCACTTCATCTCAGACTTGTCCATCAACAGCCTCTACTGCCTGTCTGACGAGAAGCTGATACAGAAGATCAGCTAA